One segment of Rosa chinensis cultivar Old Blush chromosome 6, RchiOBHm-V2, whole genome shotgun sequence DNA contains the following:
- the LOC112172399 gene encoding uncharacterized protein LOC112172399, giving the protein MEYSKVTALDEEEKVTDKRPSVSYHYLYPCDFLEEALRALFKCFGLDNNSQAYEEQEPEKTTRANPETSTPNSTPELQVADPSDPKEAADPPSSTSVTTEIAAASTRAVSPPIGSGRGPQIN; this is encoded by the exons ATGGAGTATTCGAAAGTAACAGCTCTTGATGAGGAGGAGAAGGTGACAGACAAGAGACCTTCAGTTTCCTATCATTACTTATATCCATGCGATTTCCTTGAAGAAGCACTAAGGGCCCTGTTCAAGTGTTTCGGTCTTGATAACAACTCACAGGCCTATGAAGAACAAGAACCAGAGAAAACCACCAGAGCAAACCCAGAGACAAGCACTCCTAATTCAACCCCAGAACTACAAGTTGCAGATCCATCTGACCCAAAAGAAGCTGCTGATCCTCCATCTTCAACCTCAGTAACCACT GAAATTGCTGCTGCAAGCACAAGGGCTGTAAGTCCACCAATAGGCAGTGGTAGAGGACCGCAGATTAACTAA